The following coding sequences lie in one Apium graveolens cultivar Ventura chromosome 3, ASM990537v1, whole genome shotgun sequence genomic window:
- the LOC141714033 gene encoding uncharacterized protein LOC141714033: MPKQIVMEVVKSKEGSLSLSYPMLTKTNYTAWALKMRIFMEAHGIGEAIEPKDPKETIKEKTDKVAMAAIFQAIPKDILLSLAEKKMTKETWMAIKTMCLGAERVKQAKVQILKAEFESLNIKDTEMIDDFALKLNALVTNIRALGETIEESYVVKKLLCSMPSKFLHITSSIEQFGNLDEMSVEETIGSLKAHEERVRGKT, from the coding sequence ATGCCAAAGCAGATTGTGATGGAGGTGGTAAAGAGCAAAGAAGGTTCCTTGAGTTTGAGCTATCCGATGTTAACAAAAACCAACTATACAGCTTGGGCCCTTAAGATGAGAATATTTATGGAAGCTCATGGGATTGGGGAAGCAATCGAACCGAAAGATCCAAAGGAAACTATTAAAGAAAAGACAGATAAGGTGGCGATGGCAGCAATCTTTCAAGCAATTCCTAAAGACATACTATTGTCACTGGCTGAGAAAAAAATGACAAAAGAAACTTGGATGGCAATAAAAACTATGTGTTTGGGAGCAGAGAGAGTGAAGCAGGCTAAAGTCCAGATATTAAAGGCCGAGTTCGAAAGTTTGAATATAAAGGATACAGAGATGATAGACGACTTTGCATTGAAGCTCAATGCACTGGTCACCAACATTCGTGCTTTAGGAGAAACTATTGAAGAAAGCTATGTGGTTAAGAAGTTACTATGTTCCATGCCATCAAAATTTCTGCACATTACATCGTCCATTGAGCAGTTTGGTAACCTAGATGAAATGTCAGTTGAGGAGACTATAGGATCGTTGAAGGCACACGAAGAGCGAGTTCGTGGGAAAACATAA